A segment of the Ferviditalea candida genome:
GCATGGACTTTCAGGAAATTGCCTTTTGTAAAAGCCGGTTCATGTTCAATCGTCTTAAATCCATCGGCAAGTATGGAAGACCGAGTCGTCCTCCGCCCACTTATTCCAAGTTCTATAGAAACAATAACAAAACTTGGGAGGTTGCAGGAACGCTTCTTTTTCCCTTGTCGGATATTTCCAAGGATAAACCACTCAACTTTAGTCAGGGGCTAACTCCCTATTGCGCTAAAGCCAGAGAAAATATTCACGCAAATCTTAAATACCATGTCCAATTTGAGATATCTAAATTAGTCCGATCGGATGGTTGGGACAGAACCCTTGAATATTCCGATAACAGGCTTTCGAGATACTCAATGGTTCAGGGATTGTGCGAAATTACAGGTTTATTCTTACCGGCAGAAGAGGTTCGTTGTCATCACTATAAACCTCTATCTCTAGGTGGTACAGATGAATACGCTAACCTACGCATTATTCATCGCGATGTACACAGGTTAGTTCACGCCACCGTAAACAAGTCGATTGAACATTACAAAAGCATCCTACAACTTACCGACTCAATGATTGATAAAATCAATCTCTACCGCAAAGCATGTAAACTTGAGTCCATATAACACTTAGGTTATAAGGTGGAACGCCGTGTGCGGTGAAAATTGCATGCACGGTGTGGTGGAGGGGAAAAGGCGGAGATAACTTCAAACCCTTACCTATTCCAATAGTTTGATGTAAAAACGAAAGGCAACATGTTTGGAGCGAAGGATGGCATCCGCATTACCCCAACGTTTTACTATGTTGATCGCGATGGTCGTAATCGGCAGTTGGTCGATCTTTATTACCATACGAGCGACAAAAAGTTTGTACGGATCGGCTCCAGTGATGACGTTGAGAAACGGTATGTTACACTCGATGAACGGCTACGAAATGTCCCGCAGCAGGAAATGATTAACACTGCCGTTTCATCATGGAGTCTTTCTGGTGGCAGCGCTCAAACCCAACAAGCGTTTATCGATCAGTACCTGAAAAACACGAAAAAGAAAACGTATGTAGGCGGTTATGATGTATTAATTCTTCCTCCGGCTCTGCGAACGTCCATTGGAAGTATGAATGTTCCTTCCGGAGTGGACACTGCAAGAGCGAATGCTTCGGTTCAGCAATGGTACGGGGAAGTGTGACTTGTTTCCGGCTCAACCCGGACGGTAACGTCCGACAAAGCCAGAGGACATCAGATTAATCGATGTCTAACTTTACATCCGAGTTGACAGGGGAAGCTCCTGTCTGAATTGAAGGTTGGCAATTCAAGCCTAAACTCCGACATGCGTCGCGGTTATACCATCGCGAGGTATGAAGCTCGGTAAAGTCGGCGAAATCGAACCTGTGACGGTAAGAGAGTAGTCGGGGCGCCATAAAATCGCCATGCCTACACACCGGGAATCCTCGTTTGTACGT
Coding sequences within it:
- a CDS encoding HNH endonuclease signature motif containing protein → MGFRIRAVPKGNKHVAHSFVSDKKKDQIKKRINKLVTEIKLSPIPKTVSQWNSFVLGLHNYFKFASHVSMDFQEIAFCKSRFMFNRLKSIGKYGRPSRPPPTYSKFYRNNNKTWEVAGTLLFPLSDISKDKPLNFSQGLTPYCAKARENIHANLKYHVQFEISKLVRSDGWDRTLEYSDNRLSRYSMVQGLCEITGLFLPAEEVRCHHYKPLSLGGTDEYANLRIIHRDVHRLVHATVNKSIEHYKSILQLTDSMIDKINLYRKACKLESI